The sequence below is a genomic window from Limnothrix sp. FACHB-406.
GCCCCGCAAGTCCAAGCCGCTCAGATCAACCCCAGACAGGTCGCACTCAACGCAGGTACGGGTGGTTTGCAACCGTTGCAGGGGGGTGAGCTGGTTGCTGGGGGCCGCCGCCAAGGGCTGGGCCCCCAAGCCCAAACCTAGCCCGATCGCCCCAAAAATCAGGCCCGATCGCCCGAGGCTATTTGCCGCCGTAGTAAAACGCAATTTCCTTCTCCTTGAGCGGGGTCAGGTCAGCATCCAGCAACATTTGATTTAATTCCGCTTGGGCAAAGTGCTTAGCCCCAATCCGCACAATTCGCGATCGCATGGTGTTGGTCACGCCGCTGCGTTGGCGCTGGGCTTCAATGGCCATCACCTTGCGATAGAGTTCCAGACGCGCGGCCGGGATCGGCGTTCCGTCAAAGTCAATCCCCTGCTCGATCGCCACATCGATCGCGTCTGCTCCGGTCGTTTGCGCCATGGTTTGACTAAATCCTTTTGGTTGAATCTTGGGGAATGAAAATGCCGTGGCCGATAAATGCGATCGCCACCGCCATCACAGAGTGCAATCGCAGAGGGCCATCGCAAAATGCCATCGCAAAGGGCAATTGCAAAAAACGCAATAGCAATAGGATGACATCAACCGCGATCGAACCGCTCACCCTCCTTGGGCGAAATTGCATCGGGTCTAGCTGCTGGCAACCTCGGCCACCAACCGCTCCCAAGCGGCCACCGGATCCGCCGCCGCCGTCACCGGTCGGCCCACCACCAAATAACTGGCTCCGGCCGCGAAGGCCTCGGCAGGCGTGAGGGTGCGTTGTTGATCACCGGATGCGGCCCAAGCCGGCCGCACCCCAGGGCAAACCAACAGAAAATCCGCACCACAGTGCGATCTCAAGGTCGTTGCCTCCTGGGGAGAGCAAACGGCCCCCGCCAAGCCAGCCGTTTTCGCCAACTGCGCCAAATGGGCGGTGTAGTCAGCCACGCTCGCAGACACCTGCAAATCGGCCGCCAAGCGATCGGGGCCAATGCTGGTGAGCAGGGTGACAGCAATCAGTTGGGGCGGCGTAACGCCCGCTTCGGTGGCCCCTGCGATCGCCGCCGCTTGGGCTGCTTCCAAGGCCGTCAACCCCGCAGCCCCATGCACCGTCAACAAATCCACGCCATAACGCCCCACGGCCCGGGCCGCCCCAGCCATGGTGTTGGGAATGTCATGGAGCTTCAGATCCAGGAAAATCCGCTTTTGTCGCTGCTTCAGTTCCTGCACGATCGCAGGGCCCGCGCTGATGAACAGCTCCAAACCCACTTTCCAGAACGACACCTCCGGCAAGCGATCGACCCAAGCGATCGCCGCCTCATAGGTAGACACATCCAGCGCCACAATTACTCGATCGCCACTCACGGTTTTGTCCTCGATCGGCCCCATGGGCCCAAAAAGCAAAAACAGGATAACGCTTTGACTGCGCATCCTGTTGCTGCGGCCCTGGGGCCAGATTTCAAACGAGAGCGAAAAAACCAACGCCTGAGCGCCAGCCCGCAAGCTGAGTCAGAAATCAGCACTCATGTGAGTGATTCGCCAGTGGCCGAACGCCCCAAGTCATGAATCTTCAGGTGATCAGTCTTGGGATTTTGAATGGGGGTTCGGCTGCCAAACTTTTGCTAGATGACCGAGAAGCACTATGGCTTAGTCGTCGTAGAGACGGCATTCAGCCGCATCTGGGTTGTCATCGCAATACTTTTCAAAGGAATTCTTTTCAGGATGCCCTTCTTTTTGGTGCGATGCTTCGGCTTGCAGTTCTTCCAGTGCATCCCAAGCAGCCGCACATTCAGGCGAATGAACTCCATTCACACTGCACGCTTCGCGGGCAGCCTGCCGTTCTTCTTCGATTTGTTCGTGGATGTTGGTGTTGTCAGACACTTGACGATGGCCCTCCCAATAAAAGCCGAGTCCGTCCGAATAGTTTGGCAAAAATCTTCGCGATCGCGCCGCGAGTTTGCCAGAAAGTTTCGATCGGCTCTGGTGTCGTTGTTGGAACGACTCGATCGAGTCTTGGCGAAATGCCAAGGGTTAGGTTTGTTGCAACAGGGGCCCATCAGCCAGCACAACCGAGCATTAAGCCTGCACAGCAAATGCAGCGCAGATTCGGTGGCCAAGCCTCAAGGGTGTAGAGGACGAGTCTGGAACCGGGTAAGGTTCTCAGTCCCAAGGCCCACTCCCAATTCCATTGCTACTTGAGCCAAGCTAGGACGATCGCCTCATGCAGTGTTTTGCTGCGTTGGTGTATCGCTAGGGTGTTTGCCAAGCAGGTTGCTGACCTGCTTCTACTGTACCCTGACCTGCCCTGACAATCTAGCGAAGAATTGTGGGAAAACCGTACTGCACAGCCCTGGAAACGACGGCTAGCCTTGCCTTGCAGCCCTTGGGAGTGATTACTCACCCTTGGTCTTTTGCAATGAGTCGCAATCAACCGAAATGCTATAGATTACGGGGATCACACCAAACTGGTCTAATCTGCCCAATTTGTCTAAGTTATTCATATTTAACTGGCCTGATTTGTTTATATTTAACTGGCCTGATTTGGTTAACTGGCCTGATTTGGCTGAGTCCCGTCTGAGCTGGCCTCGGGCGATCGGGACAAGGCATGGCGTTTTAAGGCCTCTAGGGGCACAATTCGCAGGGCCGCCTCATGGGTTGCTTGCAAGTCCACAGGCGGAGCCGCCCCGGCCGCCACGGCCTCTAGCC
It includes:
- a CDS encoding DUF4090 family protein, which produces MAQTTGADAIDVAIEQGIDFDGTPIPAARLELYRKVMAIEAQRQRSGVTNTMRSRIVRIGAKHFAQAELNQMLLDADLTPLKEKEIAFYYGGK
- the pyrF gene encoding orotidine-5'-phosphate decarboxylase, translated to MGPIEDKTVSGDRVIVALDVSTYEAAIAWVDRLPEVSFWKVGLELFISAGPAIVQELKQRQKRIFLDLKLHDIPNTMAGAARAVGRYGVDLLTVHGAAGLTALEAAQAAAIAGATEAGVTPPQLIAVTLLTSIGPDRLAADLQVSASVADYTAHLAQLAKTAGLAGAVCSPQEATTLRSHCGADFLLVCPGVRPAWAASGDQQRTLTPAEAFAAGASYLVVGRPVTAAADPVAAWERLVAEVASS
- a CDS encoding Calvin cycle protein CP12, translated to MSDNTNIHEQIEEERQAAREACSVNGVHSPECAAAWDALEELQAEASHQKEGHPEKNSFEKYCDDNPDAAECRLYDD